In Aureibaculum algae, the following are encoded in one genomic region:
- a CDS encoding sulfite exporter TauE/SafE family protein — MFYTAFILGLLGSFHCIGMCGPIAFALPIDRKSKPKMVFQTMLYHFGRLLTYSLIGVIFGLVGKGLYLAGFQQRLSILIGVLMILMVLVPIHIFNKYNFSKPIYKGISYVRSKLGFYLKKRTNSTFLYIGFFNGFLPCGLVYMALVGSIATSGALEGALYMFLFGLGTVPMMSAAVLAGNFLKGTIRAKIQKAIPVFVVLIGLLFILRGLGLGIPYVSPSDNKLQISNNAEACE; from the coding sequence ATTTTTTACACGGCATTCATACTAGGCTTACTAGGAAGTTTTCACTGCATTGGCATGTGCGGACCCATTGCTTTTGCATTGCCAATTGATCGGAAAAGCAAACCGAAAATGGTGTTTCAAACCATGCTATATCATTTCGGTCGCTTATTAACCTATTCATTGATAGGAGTAATTTTCGGTTTGGTAGGTAAAGGTTTGTATTTGGCTGGTTTTCAGCAGCGTTTGTCCATTCTTATTGGTGTATTAATGATTCTTATGGTATTGGTTCCAATACATATCTTTAATAAGTATAATTTTTCAAAACCAATTTATAAAGGGATCTCCTATGTGAGATCTAAGCTAGGATTCTATCTAAAAAAACGAACAAACAGTACGTTCTTATATATTGGCTTTTTTAACGGTTTTTTACCTTGTGGCTTGGTCTATATGGCATTGGTAGGTTCAATAGCAACTTCAGGTGCTTTAGAAGGAGCATTATATATGTTTCTGTTCGGGTTGGGTACCGTGCCCATGATGAGTGCAGCCGTATTGGCCGGAAATTTTTTAAAAGGCACCATAAGAGCAAAAATTCAAAAAGCAATTCCTGTTTTTGTTGTATTGATAGGCTTGTTATTCATACTGAGAGGCTTGGGGTTAGGTATTCCATATGTTTCTCCATCTGATAACAAGTTACAAATATCAAATAATGCTGAAGCTTGCGAGTAG
- a CDS encoding FixH family protein, producing MKIKINWGWAMVIAMAAFMTFILQYVYRTLADDTLEHHLVSEDYYKDELYYQHEIDKMNNASKLKENLVVERGDEGMQVTFPSDMEQSKITGIVYFQRPSDNRIDFKKEIVLDKNTMLVVDDKLINGRWNVKVDWKYDDQEYMFKKNLFY from the coding sequence ATGAAGATAAAAATTAACTGGGGATGGGCAATGGTCATTGCAATGGCTGCATTTATGACTTTTATTTTGCAATATGTATATAGAACCTTGGCGGATGATACGTTAGAACATCATTTAGTATCAGAAGATTATTATAAGGATGAATTGTACTATCAACATGAGATTGATAAAATGAACAATGCGAGTAAACTTAAAGAGAATTTAGTTGTAGAGCGAGGTGATGAAGGTATGCAAGTTACTTTTCCAAGTGATATGGAACAAAGTAAAATTACAGGCATAGTTTATTTTCAAAGACCTTCAGATAATAGAATAGATTTTAAAAAAGAAATTGTTTTAGATAAAAACACCATGCTAGTCGTTGATGATAAACTTATAAACGGAAGGTGGAATGTTAAAGTGGATTGGAAATATGATGATCAGGAATACATGTTTAAAAAGAACCTATTTTATTAA